DNA from Sulfitobacter albidus:
GGATGCGGATCGCCGACGTGCGGTTCTCGTAGGCCCAGCTGACGCCGGTAGGCGCGTGGCTGCCGGGCACGATCCGGTCAAAGCTGTTGGCGTGCGGCGCGAACACCAGCGCCGATCCCGGCATTGCCGCAAGGCAGCCGGCGACGGCGTGGCGCAGCGTATCGGTGCCCTCGGGCCCGCCGTTGTCAAAGACGTTGCGTCCCTCTGCGTCCAGCACCGAGAAATGCGTGTGCAGCCCCGATCCGGGATAATCGGCATAGGGTTTGGCCATGAAACTGGCGGCAAAGCCGTGCTTGCGCGCGACGCCGCGCACCAGCATCTTGAACAGCCACGCATCGTCGGCGGCGCGCAGGGCGTCGTCGCAATGCATCATGTTGATCTCGAACTGGCCCAGCCCGGCTTCGGAAATGGCCGTGTCAGCGGGAATGTCCATTTCTTCGCAGGCATCGTAAAGATCGGTAAAGAACTGATCGAACTGATCGAGCGCGCGGATGCTGAGCGTATCGGCCCCCTTGCGCCGTTTGCCCGAACGCGGCGAGGGAGGCACCTGCAATTTGCGGCCCGAGTCGTCGATCAGGAAGAACTCAAGCTCCATCGCGCAGACGGGCGTGAGCCCGCGCGCCCGGAACCGTTGCAGCACCGCATCGAGCGCGTGGCGCGGATCACCGGCATAGGGGCGGCCATCGTCGTGAAACATCCAGATCGGCAACAGCGCCGAAGGCGCGTCGAGCCAGGGCATCGGCATGAACCCACGTTCCGTCGGGCGCAGCACGCCGTCGCGGTCGCCCTGCTCGAACACCAGCGGGCTGTCGTCGATATCCTCCCCCCAGATGTCGAGGTTGAGAACGGAGAACGGGAAACGGGTGCCCTCGATCGCCACCTTGTCGGCGAACCGGGTGGGGATGCGTTTGCCCCGTGCCACACCGTTCAGATCAGCCGCCGCGACCCTGATGGTGCGGACGGACGGGTTTTTGCGAAGCCAGTTATGCATGGGATCCTGCGGAAGCGCGATATTTGATCAAATTTGATCCCTTCCGATTTACTACCTGATGAGTTGGGGGCGCAAGCGCAATTTTGGGCGCACATCCTGCGGCAGATGCCGGTTGAGGCGG
Protein-coding regions in this window:
- a CDS encoding glutamine synthetase family protein; this translates as MHNWLRKNPSVRTIRVAAADLNGVARGKRIPTRFADKVAIEGTRFPFSVLNLDIWGEDIDDSPLVFEQGDRDGVLRPTERGFMPMPWLDAPSALLPIWMFHDDGRPYAGDPRHALDAVLQRFRARGLTPVCAMELEFFLIDDSGRKLQVPPSPRSGKRRKGADTLSIRALDQFDQFFTDLYDACEEMDIPADTAISEAGLGQFEINMMHCDDALRAADDAWLFKMLVRGVARKHGFAASFMAKPYADYPGSGLHTHFSVLDAEGRNVFDNGGPEGTDTLRHAVAGCLAAMPGSALVFAPHANSFDRIVPGSHAPTGVSWAYENRTSAIRIPSGSPVARRIEHRVSGGDVNPYLMLAAVLGAAIGGIEDGAEPPAPITGNAYDADLPQMPTDWASAIDAFETDAQIARIFAPELIRNMVMTKRQELHYMEDLDTDERVEIYLDTV